In one Bacillaceae bacterium S4-13-56 genomic region, the following are encoded:
- a CDS encoding phosphocarrier protein HPr has protein sequence MEERVYTILSDTGIHARPATLLVNKAGRYQSELELEYNGKKVNLKSIMGVMSLGIPKGATVKVIADGSDEKDAIQGIDDIMNEHFSK, from the coding sequence ATGGAAGAACGAGTATATACGATTTTAAGTGATACTGGAATTCACGCTAGACCGGCAACTCTTTTGGTTAATAAAGCTGGTAGATACCAATCAGAATTGGAATTAGAATATAATGGTAAAAAAGTAAACCTTAAATCCATAATGGGTGTTATGTCATTAGGCATTCCTAAAGGTGCAACTGTAAAGGTTATTGCCGACGGATCAGACGAGAAGGATGCAATCCAAGGAATCGATGACATAATGAATGAACATTTTAGTAAGTAG